From Brassica oleracea var. oleracea cultivar TO1000 chromosome C3, BOL, whole genome shotgun sequence, a single genomic window includes:
- the LOC106330558 gene encoding uncharacterized protein LOC106330558 — protein sequence MNADAAWKTTTKVAGFGWTLRDSIGTSVSSSHTGYERFVGSALAAEGLAMRDALTKCKEKGVKRVICESDSSQLIKAINSGPWKPEIYGIVADICELASSFDVIKFCWIPRERNTIARSLAQ from the coding sequence ATGAATGCAGATGCGGCTTGGAAGACAACCACAAAGGTAGCAGGATTTGGATGGACCTTGAGGGACTCGATAGGTACCTCTGTTTCATCCTCCCACACGGGCTATGAGAGATTTGTAGGCTCTGCCCTAGCGGCAGAAGGACTTGCAATGCGAGATGCTCTGACAAAATGCAAGGAGAAGGGAGTGAAGCGGGTGATCTGTGAATCGGATTCCTCACAACTCATCAAAGCCATCAACTCAGGCCCTTGGAAACCCGAAATCTATGGCATAGTTGCAGATATTTGCGAGTTGGCTAGCTCTTTTGATGTAATCAAGTTCTGTTGGATCCCTAGAGAAAGAAACACCATTGCTCGTAGTTTAGCACAATAA